In Terriglobales bacterium, the sequence GCACCGCGATATAAGAGCGAAGACCGGGCTGCATGTGCCGGTGATCATCACCGACTCCTTCGGCCGGCCGTGGCGCGAGGGGCTGACGGAGGTTGCGATCGGAGTGGCGGGCATGAAGCCGATGCGCGATCTGCGCCGGCGGCGCGATCCGTACGGCTACAAGTTGCGCGTGAGCCTGGAGGCGGTAGCGGATGCGCTGGCCGCAATGGCCGGCGCCGCCTGCGGAAAACTTTCGCGTTGCCCTGCGTGTATCATTCGGGGGTTCTCGTACGAGCGCGGCCGGGGATGCGCAAGCGACCTCGTCCGTCCCTCCGAACGAGACCTGTTCCGATGACCATGAACAGATTCATACCACTGGATCGTTTCTTCGAAGTCGGATGGCAACAGGCCGTTTCCCGCGCGTCGGCGCCGGTGCGTGCCACGTTGGAAAAAGTGCTGTCAGAGGCCGACGGCGGCACGCTGAAGCGTGAGGAGTGCCGGTTGCTGGCTTTTGCCAAAGACGACGATCTGATCGCGCTCCTGGCATGCGCCGACCGCCTGCGTGAGCAGATCGTGGGCGACGTCGTGACCTACGTCGTCAACCGCAACATCAACTTCACCAATGTGTGCTTTGTGGGGTGCAAGTTCTGTGCCTTCGCCGTCGGCCCGCGCGATGCGGATGCGTACTTCCTGAGCCCGGAGGAGGTCGCCATCAAGGCGGTCGAAGCGTGGGAGCGCGGCGCCACGGAGGTCTGTATCCAAGGCGGCCTGCCTCGCAACCTCCATCCCTTCTACTACCGTGACCTGCTGCACGCGGTGAAGACGGCGGTACCGGAAATCCATATCCATGCCTTCTCTCCGATGGAGATCGCGTACGGCGTAGAGCTCACGGGGATGCGCCTGCGCGATTATCTCGCCATGTTGCGAGACAACGGACTCGACACCCTTCCTGGCACGGCGGCGGAGATCCTCGACGATGAAGTCCGCCACGTGCTCTCCGCGAACAAGCTGAGCACGGCGCAGTGGCGCGAGGTGGTCACCACTGCTCACCAGCTCGGTATCCGCAGCACCTCGACCCTGATGTATGGCCACCGCGAGACGCCCGAGCACTGGGTGAACCAGTTGCTGATGCTGCGCGACATCCAGCGCGAGACTGGCGGCTTCACCGAGTTCGTGCCCCTGGGCTTCGTCCACCAGAACACGCTGCTATTTCACCAGGGTCTGTCGCGTGCGGGACCGACCCTCGAGGAGCATTTGAAGATCCATGCTTTGGGCCGCGTGATGCTGGCGGGCGCCATCCCCAACATCCAGGTCTCGTGGGTGAAGCTGAGCCGCGAAATCTCCCAGCTCTGCCTGCGGGCCGGGGCCAACGACTACAGCGGTACGCTAATGGAAGAGAACATATCGCGGCTGGCGGGCGCTACCTCCGGCCAGTATCTCAGCCCGGCGGAGCTGCAGGAGCGTATTCTTGAGCTGGGGCGCATCCCCGCCGAACGCAATACAACGTACACCCGGATCCGGCGTATCCCTGTCGTCCCCGAAGCGGCGCGCGAGGCGCTTCCGGCATGAGAGGTCCGATCGCCATCGTCGGCGGTACCGGACCGGAAGGGCGCGGCTTGGCGCTGCGCTGGGCGCGCGCCGGCAAGCACGTGATTATCGGCTCGCGCGACGCCGAGCGCGCCCGCACCGTCGCCCAGGAGATCTCGACCCTGGCCGGCGACAAGGCGCGCGTCGAAGGCATGGACAACGCATCCGCCGTGAAGACCAGCCGGACGGTGGTGCTGACCATCCCTTTCACCGCACAAGCCGACACGCTGAAGCAGCTCAAGGACAGCTTCGTCCCCGGCGCGGTGGTGGTAGACACCACGGTCCCGCTGGCGGCAGGGATCGGTGGAAAACCGACACGGACGCTGGGCGTCTGGCAGGGATCCGCGGTCCAGGCCACGGCGGAGCTCCTGCCGGAAGGTGTGAAGCTGGCCGCGGCATTCCAGAACATCGGCGCCAAGGCCCTGCTCAGCGACGGGCCGGTGGAGTGTGACGTGATGGTGTGCAGCGACGATCCCCACGCGAAGGAAGTCGCCAGCGAACTGGCCCGCGCCATTCCCGGGGTGCGCGCCATCGACGGCGGCAAACTGGAGAATGCGCGCACCGTCGAGCAACTCACCGCTCTCCTCATCCAGATCAACATGCGCTACAAGAGCCACTCCGCAGGTCTGCGGGTGACGGGCCTCGGCATCCCCGAACCGGAGTACCGGCCCCATACGAAAGGAGCGTCCCATGGCAAAGATCCCGGAAAAGTTCCTTGATCTCTTCAACAAGAAGGCGTTCGGCAGCCTGGGGACCCTCATGCCGGACGGCAGCCCGCAGGTGACGCCAGTCTGGGTGGACTGCGAGGGCGACACCGTGCTGGTGAACACGGCCAAGGGAAGGCAGAAGGACAAGAACATCCAGCGCGACCCGCGAGTGGCGGTCACGCTCATCGATCCCGACAATCCCTACCGGTACGTCGAGATCCGCGGCCGCGTGGTGGAAGCCACCGACAAGGGCGCCAAGGACCACATCGACAAGATGGCCAAGAAATACCTGGGCGTGGACAAGTATCCGTACGCGCAGCCCGGCGAGCAGCGCCTGCTGCTGCGCATCCGGCCGGAGCATGTCAGCAGCATGGGCTGAGTCAGATCTTGATCCGGCCGGTGTAGATGGCAATGCCGACCACGGCGTCCACGCCCATGCGCTCCAGCTCTTCGATCTGCTCCTCGCTATTGATGCCCCCGGCCGCGATCAAAGGCTTGCGCGTGGCCCGGCGAAGGGCACGGACGACATCCATCGGGATCCCCTGCAGCAATCCCTCGCTGTCCACGTGAGTGTAGAGGAACGCGGCGCACCAGGGCTCCAGGGCGCGCATCATCGTTTCCGCGGGTACCGCGGTCGGAGTGCGCCACCCGTGGGTCGTTACCGTCCCCTTTTTCGAATCCACCGCAAAGACCAGATTCTCGACCCCAATGTCGGCCGCAGCTTGCTTTGCGAATTCGATGTTGATCTCGCCGTCGCGGAGCAAGGCCGAACCGAAGATCACCCGCTTTGCGCCGAGCCCCAGTACCTCGCGTGCGCCCTCGATGGAGCGGATGCCGCCCCCGACCTGGCAGGGCAGTCGCTGTGTGAACTGCTTCAGCAGCGTGCGGTTGCTGCCGGTGCCCATGGCGGCATCGAGATCGATCAGTTGGACCAGCGGAAACTTCGAGAACCGCTCGATCCACGGCTCGAAGTCGTCGAATTCCAGCGCCTTCTTCTCGCCCTGCACCAGCTGGACGATGCGCCCGCCCATCAAATCGATGGAAGGGATCAGCACGGCAGCCTCACCGGCACCCCGGCCGCGCGCAGCTCTTCCTTCAGATCGGTGATGCGATTCAGCCCGAAGTGGAAGATGCTGGCGGCGAGCGCGGCATCAGCCCTGCCCCGGGCGAAGACCTCGACGAAATGCTGCGGGCCGCCCGCGCCGCCCGATGCGATGATCGGGATGTTAACCGCCTCTGACACGCGTGACGTCAACTCGCACTCGAAGCCCGCTCCGGTGCCATCGCGGTCCATCGAGGTGAGCAAGATCTCGCCCGCGCCTCGCTGCTCCGCCTCGCGCGCCCATTCCGAGGCGCGGCGGCCGGTCGGCTTGCGTCCGCCGCTGATGTACACCTCGTAGTCGTCGCCGACGCGCTTCGCGTCCACCGCCACGATCACCGCCTGCGAGCCGAAGCGCTCGGCGATGCGCGTGATCAACGAGGGATCGGCGACCGCGGCAGAATTGATCGAGACCTTATCCGCCCCGGCGTCGATGATCCCGGCAGCGTCTTCCAGAGATCGGATGCCGCCTCCGACCGTGAAGGGGATGAACAGCTCGCGCGCTGCGCGGCGCACCGCGTCGATGAGGGTCTTGCGACCCTCGTGCGTCGCCGTGATGTCGAGCAGCACGACCTCATCCGCCCCGGCACGACTGTGGGCGGCGGCCAGTTCCGCCGGGTCTCCGGCATCGCGCAGCTCCTGGAACTGAACGCCCTTCACCACGCGTCCACGGTCGACGTCCAGGCAGGCGATGATGCGCTTGGTCAGCATGCGAGAAAGTTCTTCAGGATCTCGAGGCCGGTGTCGCCGGATTTCTCGGGATGGAATTGCACGCCGAAAACGTTGTCGCGCTCCACTGCCGCCGCGAACGGCCCGCCATAGTCGCAGTCGGCGATCGTTCCCTCGCACAGCGGCGCGCGGTAGCTGTGGGTGAAGTAAACGAAGGCGCCCGTCGGGATGCCGGCCAGCAGCCGTGACCCGTCGCGGACAGAGATCTGGTTCCAGCCGACGTGCGGCGACTTCACGCCCGGGGGAAATTTCGACACCTCGCCCGCGAAGAGCCCGAACCCCGAGATCCCCGGCGCCTCCGTGCTTCCGGCGAACATCCACTGCAGACCGACGCAGATGCCGAGGAACGGCTTGCCACGCCGGATCGCTGCCGTGATGGGCAGCCTCAATGGGTCGAGTGCTCTTGTGGCCGCAAAGTGCCCGACCCCGGGCAGCACGATGCGCTCAGCCTGGGCGATGACGCCTGCGTCCGAGGTGATGACGGACTCGCCCCCTACCCGCTCCAGCGCCTTCTTCACCGAGGCGATGTTCCCCGCGCGGTAATCGACGATGGCGATCACAGCAGTCCTTTCGTGCTGGGCAGCACCCGGCGCATGCGGCGGTCCCGCCAGCAGGCCGCGCGCAGGGCCCGGGCGAAAGCCTTGAACAGTACCTCGATCTTGTGATGGCTGGAGCGGCCGTATTGCACCCGGGCGTGGACGTTGGCGCGAGCACCTCGGGCGAAGCCGTCGAAGAAATCGTGGACCAGCTCTGCCTGCAGATCGCCCACCAGCCGGGCGCGGACTCTCGTCTCCACCACGGCGGTGGCGCGGCCACCGAAGTCCACCGCCGCCAGGCCGAGCGTCTCGTCCATGGGCATCAGGAAGTACCCGGCGCGGAGGATGCCCTTCTTGGCGCCGAGCGCGCGGTCAAACGCCTCTCCCAGCGCGATGCCGACATCCTCGACCGTGTGGTGCTGGTCCACATCCAGGTCGCCCGTAGCCTCAAGCTTCAGGTCGAACCCGCCGTGCCGTGCGAACAGCTTCAGCATGTGATCGAAGAAGCGGATGCCGGTCGAGACCTGGTAACGTCCGCGGCCATCGACGTTCAGCGTGACCCGGATGTCGGTTTCATTCGTCTTGCGGTGCAGCGTGGCTTTTCTCATGCCGACACCTTCGCGCTCTTCAGTTCGGCCATCACCGCCCGCAGCGCCGCGATCAGCCGGTCGGTCTGCTCCCTTGAGCCCAGAGTCATGCGCACGCAACCCTGGCACCCGGGATCACTGGAACGGTCGCGGACGAGAATGCCTCGTTCCCGCATGGCCCCCACGAATCGCCCGCTCTCGGCGCCGATCAATGCCAGCACGAAGTTGGCCTGGCTCGGCCAGTACCTCACGCTGAGCTCGGCCAGCTCCTTCTCCAGGCGCTCGCGCCCGTGCCCGACCTCCGCGACATAATCCCTGATGTACTCGCGGTCTGCCAGCGCCGCCGGCAGGCACGCCAAGGCAACGCCATTCACGTTGTACGGCGAGCTGACCCGGCGCACCATCTTCATCTGCTCGGCAGCACCGGCCAGCACACCGATGCGCAGACCGGCGAGACCATACGCCTTGGAAAACGTGCGGGCGACGAACAGGTTGGGCGCTGTGCTCGCCGCGTCCAGCACGGTCTGGCCGTAGAAGTCGAAATACGCTTCGTCCACCAGCAGCGCGGCGTCGGGCGCCGCAGCCGCGATCTTCAACAGGTCTTCCCTGCTGGCGGCGCGGCCCGTCGGGTTATTGGGATTGGCGAATGCAATCAGCCGCGTGCGGCCCGTGATCCTTGCCAGGACCTCCGCCGTTGGAAAAGCAAAGTCTTCCTTCGCCAGGACGGTGATCACGCGCGCCCCGGTCGCGGCGGCATAGATCTCGTACATCGAGAACGTAGGGACGGCGACGATGACCTCGTCCCCCGACTCCAGATAGGTCTCGCACAGCAGGTGGATCCCCTCGTCCACGCCGTTGGTGAGCAACACCTGCGCGGGCGCGATGCCCAGGAATTCGGCCACCGCTTGCTCGACCGGCTCCCGCTCGGGATACTTCGCCAGGCGTTCGGGGTCGAGGTTGCGCAGGGCCTCCAGCACGCGCGGCGAGCAGCCCACGGTGTTCTCATTGAAGTCGAGGCGCAGGCCTTCGCGACCGCCCAGCGGCGGGTGGTATTCCTTCAACGTCCTGACGGCGGCGCGCGCGCTAAGCATGGGCGCACCTCAAGCGGACAGATTCCGCGTGCGCCCGCAGGCCCTCGGCCTCGGCCAGCGGCACCACCACCGGCGCGATCCCGGCGACGC encodes:
- a CDS encoding PPOX class F420-dependent oxidoreductase; the protein is MAKIPEKFLDLFNKKAFGSLGTLMPDGSPQVTPVWVDCEGDTVLVNTAKGRQKDKNIQRDPRVAVTLIDPDNPYRYVEIRGRVVEATDKGAKDHIDKMAKKYLGVDKYPYAQPGEQRLLLRIRPEHVSSMG
- the hisH gene encoding imidazole glycerol phosphate synthase subunit HisH, which gives rise to MIAIVDYRAGNIASVKKALERVGGESVITSDAGVIAQAERIVLPGVGHFAATRALDPLRLPITAAIRRGKPFLGICVGLQWMFAGSTEAPGISGFGLFAGEVSKFPPGVKSPHVGWNQISVRDGSRLLAGIPTGAFVYFTHSYRAPLCEGTIADCDYGGPFAAAVERDNVFGVQFHPEKSGDTGLEILKNFLAC
- the npdG gene encoding NADPH-dependent F420 reductase — translated: MRGPIAIVGGTGPEGRGLALRWARAGKHVIIGSRDAERARTVAQEISTLAGDKARVEGMDNASAVKTSRTVVLTIPFTAQADTLKQLKDSFVPGAVVVDTTVPLAAGIGGKPTRTLGVWQGSAVQATAELLPEGVKLAAAFQNIGAKALLSDGPVECDVMVCSDDPHAKEVASELARAIPGVRAIDGGKLENARTVEQLTALLIQINMRYKSHSAGLRVTGLGIPEPEYRPHTKGASHGKDPGKVP
- the hisB gene encoding imidazoleglycerol-phosphate dehydratase HisB, producing the protein MRKATLHRKTNETDIRVTLNVDGRGRYQVSTGIRFFDHMLKLFARHGGFDLKLEATGDLDVDQHHTVEDVGIALGEAFDRALGAKKGILRAGYFLMPMDETLGLAAVDFGGRATAVVETRVRARLVGDLQAELVHDFFDGFARGARANVHARVQYGRSSHHKIEVLFKAFARALRAACWRDRRMRRVLPSTKGLL
- a CDS encoding HisA/HisF-related TIM barrel protein, whose amino-acid sequence is MLIPSIDLMGGRIVQLVQGEKKALEFDDFEPWIERFSKFPLVQLIDLDAAMGTGSNRTLLKQFTQRLPCQVGGGIRSIEGAREVLGLGAKRVIFGSALLRDGEINIEFAKQAAADIGVENLVFAVDSKKGTVTTHGWRTPTAVPAETMMRALEPWCAAFLYTHVDSEGLLQGIPMDVVRALRRATRKPLIAAGGINSEEQIEELERMGVDAVVGIAIYTGRIKI
- the hisC gene encoding histidinol-phosphate transaminase; translated protein: MLSARAAVRTLKEYHPPLGGREGLRLDFNENTVGCSPRVLEALRNLDPERLAKYPEREPVEQAVAEFLGIAPAQVLLTNGVDEGIHLLCETYLESGDEVIVAVPTFSMYEIYAAATGARVITVLAKEDFAFPTAEVLARITGRTRLIAFANPNNPTGRAASREDLLKIAAAAPDAALLVDEAYFDFYGQTVLDAASTAPNLFVARTFSKAYGLAGLRIGVLAGAAEQMKMVRRVSSPYNVNGVALACLPAALADREYIRDYVAEVGHGRERLEKELAELSVRYWPSQANFVLALIGAESGRFVGAMRERGILVRDRSSDPGCQGCVRMTLGSREQTDRLIAALRAVMAELKSAKVSA
- the cofH gene encoding 5-amino-6-(D-ribitylamino)uracil--L-tyrosine 4-hydroxyphenyl transferase CofH; this encodes MNRFIPLDRFFEVGWQQAVSRASAPVRATLEKVLSEADGGTLKREECRLLAFAKDDDLIALLACADRLREQIVGDVVTYVVNRNINFTNVCFVGCKFCAFAVGPRDADAYFLSPEEVAIKAVEAWERGATEVCIQGGLPRNLHPFYYRDLLHAVKTAVPEIHIHAFSPMEIAYGVELTGMRLRDYLAMLRDNGLDTLPGTAAEILDDEVRHVLSANKLSTAQWREVVTTAHQLGIRSTSTLMYGHRETPEHWVNQLLMLRDIQRETGGFTEFVPLGFVHQNTLLFHQGLSRAGPTLEEHLKIHALGRVMLAGAIPNIQVSWVKLSREISQLCLRAGANDYSGTLMEENISRLAGATSGQYLSPAELQERILELGRIPAERNTTYTRIRRIPVVPEAAREALPA
- the hisF gene encoding imidazole glycerol phosphate synthase subunit HisF, which codes for MLTKRIIACLDVDRGRVVKGVQFQELRDAGDPAELAAAHSRAGADEVVLLDITATHEGRKTLIDAVRRAARELFIPFTVGGGIRSLEDAAGIIDAGADKVSINSAAVADPSLITRIAERFGSQAVIVAVDAKRVGDDYEVYISGGRKPTGRRASEWAREAEQRGAGEILLTSMDRDGTGAGFECELTSRVSEAVNIPIIASGGAGGPQHFVEVFARGRADAALAASIFHFGLNRITDLKEELRAAGVPVRLPC